From a region of the Leptospira kmetyi serovar Malaysia str. Bejo-Iso9 genome:
- the lpxB gene encoding lipid-A-disaccharide synthase, translating to MATLRKSTLQPKKSGSQAASKRSVSAQVKKEDPKILMLAGEHSGDLLGGELIRELKKNFPDLETFGVGGERMIEEGFTSIESMEELSIIGFSAILFKYRFLKALIGRLLDVAIEKNCTHAILIDYPGFNLRLAKELKKLGITVIFYVSPQLWAWKFNRIFTIRENIDLMLVLFPFEKEIYDQYGVPCEFVGHPLAVRLREKIRKEAAVPDPEDKTHFHSVITLMPGSRSGEIRRILNDLLETAGQLSDHYETEKKKVRFLLPNINQKEEVYILEQIELAKTKYANLKIEYLFDRSLRAIEASDLVLVTSGTATLEVAYFEKPMIILYKVSMFTYVIGSLFIRTPHIGLVNILSGKEICRELVQAECTPHHIVEESIALLENKKYRAKTIEDIRKVKDALGNENSSRHASREITKLIKGIYKRTGATANVEKIGEPI from the coding sequence GTGGCAACCTTACGAAAATCAACTCTACAACCCAAAAAATCCGGTAGTCAAGCCGCGTCCAAACGTTCGGTCTCCGCGCAGGTCAAGAAGGAGGATCCGAAAATTCTCATGTTGGCGGGCGAACATTCGGGGGATCTTTTGGGCGGAGAACTCATCCGAGAACTCAAGAAAAACTTTCCCGATCTCGAAACGTTCGGCGTCGGCGGGGAAAGAATGATCGAAGAAGGTTTTACTTCGATCGAATCCATGGAAGAACTTTCCATCATCGGATTTTCAGCGATTCTTTTTAAATACAGATTCTTAAAGGCTTTGATCGGAAGACTTCTCGACGTCGCCATCGAAAAGAATTGTACGCACGCGATTCTCATCGACTATCCCGGTTTTAATCTTCGTCTCGCCAAAGAATTGAAGAAGCTCGGAATCACGGTTATCTTTTACGTTTCTCCGCAACTCTGGGCTTGGAAGTTCAATCGAATCTTTACGATCCGGGAAAATATAGATCTGATGCTCGTTCTGTTTCCGTTCGAGAAGGAAATTTACGATCAATACGGTGTTCCTTGCGAATTCGTAGGTCATCCTCTTGCGGTTCGGCTTCGCGAAAAAATAAGAAAGGAAGCGGCCGTTCCCGATCCGGAGGACAAAACCCATTTTCATTCCGTCATTACTTTGATGCCCGGTTCCAGAAGTGGGGAAATCAGAAGAATCCTAAACGATCTTTTGGAAACCGCGGGGCAACTTTCCGATCACTATGAAACCGAAAAGAAAAAGGTTCGTTTTCTTTTACCGAACATCAACCAAAAGGAAGAGGTTTATATTCTCGAACAGATCGAACTTGCTAAAACGAAATACGCAAACCTGAAAATCGAATATCTTTTCGACCGTTCTCTTCGCGCCATCGAAGCCTCGGATCTCGTCCTAGTAACTTCCGGAACCGCAACCCTCGAAGTAGCCTACTTCGAAAAACCGATGATCATACTTTACAAAGTTAGCATGTTCACGTATGTGATCGGTTCGCTTTTTATCCGCACGCCTCATATCGGTCTTGTGAACATTCTTTCCGGTAAGGAAATCTGCAGAGAACTCGTTCAAGCGGAATGTACCCCTCATCATATCGTGGAAGAATCGATCGCACTTTTGGAAAACAAAAAATACAGAGCAAAAACGATCGAAGATATCCGCAAAGTAAAGGACGCTTTGGGAAACGAAAATTCCTCCCGTCACGCTTCGAGAGAAATCACAAAACTCATCAAGGGAATCTACAAAAGAACCGGTGCGACCGCCAACGTTGAAAAAATCGGAGAACCGATTTAA
- a CDS encoding LIC_12586 family protein, whose translation MSDGSGRGTSEISGEPGSEGNPGTTFSGSSKITRPNLKFSLFQKVRQRFQTFAPVDILRFLGSFFLFLKENRRTKIILVSFVIVVSVHAIVVESVSYYVRNYLLDLRGLKELSRNFINKELGRAVTLGVVEYDFPNAVVFEDFRISSEEDFALNHILFRTNKIQFRLGGLWKGQPYIRGIVVKDSSINIDLQDQISEELIDYVQKINIPEIRLMNTTITISKGGEEVLNALKGIDIVITKRPEGVTVAVSDSLFPLPYSRFIQGTFETKFGSEESKSKFRFQNVKAEKIRGIYSLFGKMALSSGKISGEYEIFLNGKNVSVKGKNEFTNVSGKILQDLPLGLKIPDLKDADLVHEMDLKLDETGEKQIHTFTKEENLFRLTYSANPKKLASWEIFADWKNIQELKSVFQLPGDLEILEGQLNLKGKWDESGNYGDWIKSNVSLSLLGFHWKDPFFDVRLDQANLNVLPGNTVEFNAKGDLFQEPISTKITGKTGWKKSVRGNGTNYYPLYNDWKWDLELDRISVKDFLPVYHSWKNWIRTDIKTRQEKLVPEIRWTRTPFYKYLIEYLTFTVHWKLKSFRFKDKDLGRATLDGKVVPFFSRLDLKGYQGENQFVEAFANFTFGQDNPYMDLRLKVTEMPWEETVNGFCGALLVPETITSDTTIRLFGDDFLALHNSLNVLHNVSFNRSRFQDKRSLPLNLREPFDFGYEQNILPTLSYYRNIFWKNETADLTGYGAVEPNRIRISANGKLNDAFIGRKFREESGECKLESTGDR comes from the coding sequence ATGTCAGATGGTTCTGGAAGAGGGACTTCAGAAATTTCCGGAGAGCCCGGTTCTGAAGGAAATCCAGGAACAACTTTCTCAGGTTCTTCCAAGATAACTCGCCCCAATCTCAAATTCAGTCTATTTCAAAAGGTTCGGCAAAGGTTTCAAACCTTTGCCCCCGTTGATATTCTCCGTTTCCTCGGATCCTTCTTTCTTTTTTTAAAGGAAAACAGAAGAACGAAAATCATTCTCGTTTCGTTTGTGATCGTGGTTTCCGTACACGCGATCGTAGTCGAATCCGTAAGTTATTACGTGCGGAATTATCTTTTGGATCTGCGCGGCCTGAAGGAACTTTCCAGAAACTTCATCAACAAAGAACTCGGACGCGCTGTCACGCTCGGAGTCGTGGAATACGATTTTCCAAACGCGGTCGTGTTCGAAGACTTTCGGATTTCTTCCGAAGAGGATTTTGCGCTCAATCATATTCTTTTTAGAACCAATAAGATCCAGTTTCGACTCGGAGGTTTGTGGAAGGGACAACCGTATATCCGCGGGATCGTCGTGAAGGATTCTTCGATCAACATCGATCTTCAGGATCAGATTTCGGAAGAATTGATCGACTACGTCCAAAAGATCAACATTCCCGAGATCCGTTTGATGAACACCACCATCACGATTTCCAAAGGCGGCGAAGAAGTCTTGAACGCCCTCAAAGGAATCGATATCGTTATCACCAAACGTCCCGAAGGTGTCACCGTCGCCGTGAGTGATTCTCTTTTTCCTTTGCCGTATTCCAGATTTATCCAAGGAACTTTCGAAACCAAGTTCGGCTCGGAAGAATCGAAAAGTAAATTCCGTTTTCAGAATGTAAAAGCGGAGAAGATCCGCGGAATTTATTCCCTCTTCGGAAAGATGGCCTTAAGTTCCGGAAAAATCTCCGGAGAATACGAGATTTTTTTGAACGGCAAAAACGTTTCCGTAAAAGGAAAAAACGAGTTCACGAACGTTTCGGGTAAGATTCTTCAGGATCTTCCCTTGGGTTTAAAAATTCCCGATTTGAAGGACGCGGATCTCGTTCACGAGATGGATCTGAAACTCGACGAAACGGGCGAAAAACAAATTCATACTTTTACCAAAGAGGAGAATCTGTTTCGTCTAACGTATTCGGCGAATCCGAAAAAACTCGCGAGCTGGGAAATTTTCGCGGACTGGAAGAATATTCAGGAATTAAAATCCGTTTTTCAACTTCCGGGAGATCTCGAAATTCTCGAAGGTCAATTAAACCTAAAAGGGAAATGGGACGAATCGGGAAACTACGGCGATTGGATCAAAAGCAACGTTTCGCTCAGTCTTTTGGGATTTCACTGGAAAGATCCTTTTTTCGACGTTCGTTTGGATCAGGCGAATTTAAACGTTCTTCCCGGAAATACAGTGGAGTTTAACGCGAAAGGAGATCTTTTTCAGGAACCGATTTCGACCAAGATCACCGGCAAAACCGGTTGGAAAAAATCCGTCCGTGGAAACGGAACCAATTATTATCCCTTATACAACGATTGGAAATGGGATCTGGAACTCGATCGTATTTCCGTAAAGGACTTTCTTCCGGTTTATCATTCTTGGAAGAATTGGATTCGCACCGATATCAAAACCCGTCAGGAAAAATTGGTTCCCGAAATCCGTTGGACCAGAACTCCATTTTACAAATATCTAATAGAGTATCTTACCTTTACCGTTCACTGGAAGTTGAAGTCGTTTCGATTCAAGGATAAGGATCTCGGAAGAGCGACCTTGGACGGAAAAGTGGTTCCATTCTTTTCAAGATTGGATCTGAAAGGTTATCAAGGCGAGAATCAATTCGTAGAAGCGTTCGCGAATTTTACGTTCGGTCAGGACAATCCGTATATGGATCTGAGACTGAAGGTTACGGAAATGCCTTGGGAAGAAACGGTGAACGGCTTTTGCGGAGCCTTGCTCGTGCCGGAAACGATCACTTCGGATACTACGATTCGTTTGTTCGGGGACGATTTTTTGGCGCTTCACAATTCCTTAAACGTTTTGCATAACGTGAGTTTCAATCGTTCCCGTTTTCAGGATAAACGATCTCTTCCTTTGAATCTGAGAGAACCGTTCGACTTCGGTTACGAACAGAATATTCTCCCCACCTTATCCTATTACAGAAATATCTTTTGGAAAAACGAGACCGCCGATCTTACCGGCTACGGCGCGGTGGAACCGAATCGGATTCGGATCAGCGCGAACGGAAAGTTGAACGACGCTTTTATCGGAAGAAAATTCAGGGAGGAATCCGGAGAATGCAAACTGGAATCAACAGGAGACAGATAA
- a CDS encoding tetratricopeptide repeat protein, translating into MTFYKNIFTLVILLALSACASGQKSVDSGLSQESAVRSKIQGIDSQLSVSNLDEKKRSSLLMEKAKLLLQIESYKEASIVLKQIQSSKEGKGLEHLDHYLGTAYLGINDTENAIVHFRKSESVDKNYESTTRKKMYAKALYQEEKYGLALGILGRASREKDFEKDILFYETVANSFMRIKEFKRCQMVLEEGLQKFPESPVLKEIQEQLSQVLPR; encoded by the coding sequence ATGACTTTTTACAAAAATATATTTACTCTGGTGATACTCCTTGCTCTTTCCGCCTGTGCAAGCGGTCAGAAATCCGTAGACTCGGGTCTTTCCCAAGAATCCGCAGTCCGCTCCAAGATTCAAGGAATCGATTCTCAACTTTCCGTTTCCAATTTGGACGAAAAAAAACGTTCGTCCCTACTCATGGAAAAAGCAAAACTTTTGCTTCAAATCGAATCCTACAAGGAAGCTTCCATCGTTTTAAAGCAAATCCAAAGTTCTAAAGAAGGAAAAGGTCTCGAACACTTAGACCATTACCTCGGAACCGCTTATCTGGGAATCAACGACACCGAAAACGCAATCGTTCATTTTAGAAAATCGGAGTCCGTGGACAAAAACTACGAGTCCACAACTCGTAAAAAGATGTACGCAAAAGCCCTCTATCAAGAGGAAAAATACGGACTCGCACTCGGCATTTTAGGACGCGCGTCCAGAGAAAAGGATTTTGAAAAAGACATTCTCTTTTACGAAACCGTAGCCAATAGCTTTATGCGGATCAAGGAATTCAAAAGATGTCAGATGGTTCTGGAAGAGGGACTTCAGAAATTTCCGGAGAGCCCGGTTCTGAAGGAAATCCAGGAACAACTTTCTCAGGTTCTTCCAAGATAA
- a CDS encoding ATP-dependent helicase: MKLNPEQEKAVRHVDGPILIFAGAGSGKTRVISNRIAHLIENAGVPAGKIVALSFTNKSAREMEERVRKMIPRQKLKGIVLSTFHSLGLNILKKHIGLLGYKHPFLLLNQNDQEGFVTTLLIANKVELKKAKVSEVLGKISRIKNSGPSYREYLDSSLVESDQIANLIFDSYQNSLKEQNSLDFDDLILLPGVLLKEFPEVREEYHKKFQYFMVDEFQDTNQTQYVFLRSLMGENRNLCVVGDDDQSIYAFRGSDLSLILGFENDFPEANVVRLLENYRSTQVIIQGANSLIKNNLSRRSKELFSSIPGGRKIRYIERMDEKDEAAYVVDCIREEMIKDARVGSQIAILFRTNFQTRPFEEELRSRSIPYKLVGGYNFFDRKEVRDMISYIRLIANTRDDASLLRILNYPKRGIGPGSISLIHEKAAHMGESLYEILFRVCESPDFIPSLQKKIQSEIYNFVNLIERTKKKFSTAPKMYFAFREFIQEVGIEKEILLEEKDEKVAKARSFNLSELVNMMSYFEENHDSPEKPTLFDFINRLNLLMEDETPSEEDKEDNRVQLLTIHQSKGLEFDSVYVAGMEEGILPNSRVLTEESSVDEERRLLYVAMTRAKKHLCLTGAANRRKFGEQMATQASRFLTEIDSETMDWVSNDEVRQQETDDFFAELEKLKTGS; encoded by the coding sequence ATGAAGCTCAATCCTGAACAGGAAAAGGCGGTTCGCCACGTAGACGGACCGATTCTCATATTTGCCGGAGCCGGTTCCGGAAAAACGCGCGTGATCTCGAATCGAATCGCGCATTTGATCGAAAACGCGGGAGTTCCCGCGGGAAAAATCGTGGCGCTTTCCTTTACGAACAAAAGCGCGCGGGAAATGGAAGAGCGGGTCCGCAAAATGATTCCGAGACAAAAGCTCAAAGGAATCGTACTTTCCACGTTTCATTCTCTCGGACTCAACATTCTCAAAAAACATATCGGACTTTTGGGATACAAACATCCGTTTCTTCTTTTAAATCAGAACGATCAGGAAGGATTCGTAACTACATTATTGATTGCTAATAAAGTAGAACTCAAGAAAGCGAAAGTCTCCGAGGTGCTCGGAAAAATTTCCAGGATCAAAAACTCCGGACCTTCGTATCGGGAATATTTGGATTCTTCTCTTGTCGAATCGGATCAGATCGCAAACCTCATCTTCGACAGTTATCAAAATTCTTTGAAAGAACAGAACTCGCTCGACTTCGACGATCTCATTCTTCTACCCGGAGTTTTGCTCAAAGAGTTTCCGGAAGTCAGGGAAGAATATCACAAGAAATTTCAATACTTCATGGTAGACGAGTTTCAAGATACGAACCAAACTCAATACGTTTTTTTAAGATCTCTCATGGGGGAGAATCGAAATCTCTGCGTGGTCGGAGACGACGACCAATCCATCTACGCGTTCCGGGGATCGGATCTAAGTTTGATTCTCGGATTCGAAAACGATTTTCCCGAGGCCAACGTTGTGCGTCTTTTGGAGAACTACAGATCGACCCAGGTAATCATTCAAGGCGCCAATTCGCTTATCAAAAACAATCTTTCGAGAAGATCGAAGGAACTATTCTCTTCCATTCCCGGAGGAAGAAAAATCCGTTATATAGAAAGAATGGACGAGAAGGACGAAGCCGCTTACGTCGTGGATTGTATCCGGGAAGAAATGATCAAAGACGCGAGAGTCGGAAGTCAGATCGCGATTCTTTTCAGAACCAATTTTCAAACGCGTCCCTTCGAAGAGGAACTGAGAAGCAGATCCATTCCTTATAAACTCGTGGGCGGTTACAACTTCTTCGATCGAAAGGAAGTCCGGGATATGATCTCGTATATCCGATTGATCGCGAACACGAGAGACGACGCGTCTTTATTAAGAATTTTGAATTATCCGAAACGCGGAATCGGACCGGGAAGCATTTCTCTCATCCACGAAAAGGCCGCGCACATGGGAGAATCCTTATACGAGATTCTTTTTCGAGTCTGCGAATCTCCGGATTTTATACCGAGTCTTCAAAAGAAGATTCAATCCGAGATTTACAATTTCGTAAACCTGATCGAACGGACCAAAAAGAAATTCTCCACCGCGCCTAAGATGTATTTTGCGTTCCGAGAATTCATCCAAGAGGTCGGAATCGAAAAAGAAATCCTTCTCGAGGAAAAAGACGAGAAGGTCGCCAAGGCGCGTTCGTTCAATCTTTCCGAACTCGTAAACATGATGTCTTACTTTGAGGAGAATCACGATTCTCCCGAAAAACCGACGTTATTCGATTTTATCAATCGTCTGAATTTGCTCATGGAGGACGAAACTCCTTCCGAAGAGGATAAGGAAGACAATCGGGTCCAACTTCTCACGATTCATCAATCGAAGGGATTGGAATTCGATTCGGTTTATGTCGCGGGAATGGAAGAGGGGATTCTCCCCAACTCCAGGGTGCTTACGGAAGAATCTTCCGTGGACGAGGAAAGGCGTTTGTTGTATGTGGCCATGACCCGGGCTAAGAAGCATTTATGCTTGACAGGGGCCGCAAATCGACGCAAATTTGGGGAGCAAATGGCTACCCAGGCCTCCCGGTTCCTTACGGAAATCGATTCGGAGACTATGGACTGGGTTTCCAATGATGAGGTTCGACAACAGGAGACAGATGACTTCTTCGCCGAGCTTGAAAAATTGAAAACAGGATCGTAG
- a CDS encoding NUDIX hydrolase, with product MKPFNPEEYDPLSNLWSKSDRKDMIQTPIFKLVSWHTTSPDKKVSKDFFHLESLDWVNVIALTPENKILLIDQYRHGIHRFSLEIPGGIAEKKTLLESAQAELVEETGYVSEEWEYLGKVTGNPAILNNWCHTFVAKNVRKLHDQDLDDSEQIEIFETPLRNVPKLIEDNILHHGMMVAALGMYFIKNPIQN from the coding sequence ATGAAACCCTTTAACCCGGAAGAATACGATCCTCTCTCGAATCTTTGGTCCAAAAGCGATCGCAAAGATATGATCCAAACGCCGATTTTCAAACTCGTTTCTTGGCATACGACTTCGCCCGACAAAAAAGTTTCCAAGGATTTTTTTCACTTAGAATCCCTGGACTGGGTCAACGTGATCGCGCTCACACCGGAAAATAAAATTCTTCTCATCGATCAATACAGACACGGAATTCACCGTTTTAGTCTGGAAATTCCCGGCGGCATCGCGGAGAAAAAAACCCTTCTCGAATCCGCCCAAGCCGAACTCGTCGAAGAGACGGGTTACGTGTCGGAAGAATGGGAATACTTAGGAAAGGTCACGGGCAATCCCGCGATCCTGAACAACTGGTGTCATACCTTCGTTGCGAAAAACGTTCGTAAGCTTCACGATCAAGATCTGGACGACAGCGAACAAATCGAAATTTTTGAAACTCCCCTTCGGAACGTTCCGAAACTGATCGAAGACAATATTCTCCACCACGGGATGATGGTCGCAGCTCTCGGAATGTATTTTATCAAAAACCCAATTCAGAATTAG
- a CDS encoding MFS transporter, producing the protein MTQTNTKHDPFQALRVADYRSFLFGKFMVTLSISIQTTVVGWQMYHLTGSNLHVGFIGLAEAIPSIAMALFSGLIIDSFPRKKIVTSALGLLSICSLLLLVLVVPNMSWILADFGVYPIYGVIFLSGIARGFLNPATAAFQTQLVDKETFPNAATWSGIAWQTSLVLGPLTGGLLIVAGLYFAYSVDLLLMTFGLSMMLLVKGKPVPEKPETSETIWESLSGGWKFVSTHQIILGAISLDLFAVLFGGAVALLPSFTEKILGQSPEIFGILRSAQGVGAVLCAFFIAARPPKKHSGWILLSCVFGFGICIILFGLSEDYRISFLCLAAAGAFDMVSVVIRHTIVQMHTPDHMRGRVSAVNHIFIGSSNEIGEFESGVTAEWLGIRRSIVAGGALTLLTVAFVGAIAPRLRKMELKDIL; encoded by the coding sequence ATGACTCAAACCAATACAAAACACGATCCCTTTCAAGCCTTACGAGTCGCGGACTACCGTTCCTTTTTGTTCGGTAAGTTTATGGTGACTCTTTCCATCAGCATCCAAACCACCGTAGTCGGTTGGCAAATGTATCATCTCACGGGAAGCAATTTACACGTGGGTTTTATCGGACTCGCGGAAGCGATTCCTTCCATAGCGATGGCATTGTTCTCCGGTTTGATCATCGATTCTTTTCCGAGAAAAAAAATCGTAACCTCGGCCCTCGGTCTTTTGTCGATCTGCTCTTTACTTCTTCTTGTATTAGTAGTTCCTAATATGAGTTGGATCCTCGCGGACTTCGGAGTGTATCCGATCTACGGCGTGATCTTTCTTTCGGGAATCGCGAGAGGATTTTTAAATCCCGCGACCGCGGCGTTTCAAACGCAACTCGTGGATAAGGAAACGTTTCCGAACGCCGCGACTTGGAGCGGAATCGCTTGGCAGACTTCTTTGGTTCTCGGTCCTCTGACGGGAGGTTTGCTCATCGTAGCCGGTCTTTACTTCGCGTATTCCGTGGATCTTCTTTTGATGACCTTCGGATTGTCGATGATGCTTCTCGTAAAAGGAAAACCCGTTCCGGAAAAACCGGAAACGAGCGAAACGATCTGGGAAAGTTTAAGCGGGGGTTGGAAATTCGTTTCCACACATCAGATCATTCTCGGCGCGATTTCACTCGACTTGTTCGCGGTTCTTTTCGGAGGAGCGGTCGCTCTTCTTCCTTCTTTTACCGAAAAGATTTTAGGACAAAGCCCCGAGATTTTCGGAATTCTCCGTTCGGCTCAAGGAGTCGGCGCGGTTCTTTGCGCGTTCTTTATCGCCGCAAGACCTCCTAAAAAACATTCGGGATGGATTCTTCTTTCCTGCGTTTTCGGTTTCGGAATCTGTATCATACTTTTCGGACTTTCGGAAGATTATAGAATTTCCTTTCTTTGTCTCGCGGCCGCGGGAGCCTTCGACATGGTCAGCGTCGTGATCCGTCATACGATCGTTCAGATGCATACGCCCGATCACATGAGAGGAAGGGTTTCCGCCGTGAATCATATCTTCATCGGTTCGTCGAACGAGATCGGAGAATTCGAATCCGGCGTAACCGCGGAATGGCTCGGAATCCGAAGATCCATCGTCGCAGGCGGGGCCTTGACCCTTTTGACCGTCGCCTTTGTGGGCGCGATCGCTCCCCGTCTCCGTAAAATGGAATTGAAAGATATTCTATAA
- the pepN gene encoding aminopeptidase N → MDAPNVLTQTEALERAGLVNQVSYEIRLDLNAGSSTYQGETKILFFYTGKGKGKLKVDFVTKKIEVFLLNGKEFGGYTKTDSTLDVPGDSLHPGKNEIKIKYVNDYNHSGSGFHQFKDPSDNSEYLHTDFEPFEAHRMFPCFDQPDLKATYELSLVGPKEWKYVHNTLPAKEEIKKEKVEIRFQKTALFSTYLFALIAGPYEVWEDKYKNIPLRILCRKSLAKYLDAENIFAITKESFSFLESYFDLPYPYGKYDQIFVPEFNMGAMENVGAVTFSEHYIFRSPRIYSEYLGRANTIYHEMVHMWFGNLVTMKWWNDLWLNESFADYLSYYAMSHGKLFPDALEHFYVREEWAYREDQLSTTHPIAGSAENTLDAISNFDGISYSKGASVLRQLMYYIGEDAFRKAMRKYFQKFANSNTVQTDFLDTMSETSGIDIRGWSKEWLDTTGVNTLLPEWKEDHLLIRQLPSEKNGLYRTHALEVTIFSLRGESFEVAWKDRVVVKGTETILPYKHKPGSSEIVVLNTNDYAYAKTYLPKDGIALLKTSLNKLKDRFARRILWGSLWQMTRDAEISPKDFLELVFSQGIYEEDLAVRSSHILTKASSIAASYLKKEHREEWSTKLNELAKKGLNDPSTKEEEKIVWYRMLEGTSRTPSQLSYLKDLLDAKTTIPGIKIDQERRWSILTRLSAFGNKDALALIAQEEAKDTSDLGAKKAYGARVAYPDAKSKAAAWKEFTDPKTKHSTDTLRYGMRGFYWDHQEEMLKSYEDLYFQSVIGIYKDRDSHFSSAFGNILFPGVEPNQALVDKTNRFLKEQKEIPALLKKDLKQHRDDLERTVKILSKQ, encoded by the coding sequence ATGGATGCTCCCAACGTACTTACGCAAACAGAAGCCTTAGAAAGAGCCGGCCTTGTCAATCAGGTCAGCTACGAAATCCGTCTGGATCTGAACGCCGGATCGTCCACGTATCAGGGAGAAACCAAAATTCTTTTCTTTTATACGGGAAAAGGAAAGGGAAAACTCAAGGTGGACTTCGTGACGAAAAAGATCGAAGTGTTTTTGTTAAACGGAAAAGAATTCGGAGGTTATACAAAAACCGATTCCACCTTGGACGTCCCCGGCGATTCGCTCCATCCGGGGAAGAATGAAATCAAAATCAAATACGTAAACGATTACAATCACAGCGGTTCTGGATTTCATCAGTTCAAGGATCCGTCCGACAACTCGGAATATCTTCACACCGACTTCGAACCGTTCGAAGCGCACAGAATGTTTCCCTGTTTCGATCAGCCCGACCTCAAGGCCACATACGAACTTTCACTCGTCGGTCCGAAAGAATGGAAATACGTTCACAACACACTTCCCGCAAAAGAGGAAATCAAAAAGGAAAAAGTGGAAATCCGTTTTCAAAAGACGGCATTATTCTCCACGTATTTGTTCGCGCTCATCGCGGGGCCTTACGAGGTTTGGGAAGATAAATACAAAAACATTCCTTTGAGAATTCTTTGTAGAAAATCCCTCGCCAAGTATTTGGACGCGGAGAACATCTTTGCGATCACGAAAGAATCGTTTTCGTTTTTGGAATCCTATTTCGATCTTCCGTATCCGTACGGAAAATACGATCAGATCTTCGTTCCCGAGTTCAACATGGGAGCGATGGAAAACGTGGGCGCGGTCACGTTTTCGGAACATTATATTTTCAGAAGTCCTAGAATTTATTCCGAATATCTCGGAAGAGCCAATACGATCTATCACGAGATGGTTCACATGTGGTTCGGAAATCTAGTCACGATGAAATGGTGGAACGATCTTTGGTTGAACGAAAGTTTCGCCGATTATCTTTCCTATTACGCGATGTCTCACGGAAAATTATTTCCGGACGCGCTCGAACATTTTTACGTAAGGGAAGAATGGGCTTATCGGGAGGATCAGCTTTCCACGACTCATCCGATCGCCGGAAGCGCGGAAAACACGTTAGACGCCATCAGCAACTTCGACGGAATTTCCTATTCCAAAGGAGCTTCCGTTCTGCGTCAGCTGATGTATTACATCGGAGAAGACGCGTTTCGCAAAGCGATGCGGAAATACTTTCAAAAATTCGCGAATTCGAATACGGTTCAAACCGACTTTTTGGATACGATGTCCGAAACCTCCGGAATCGACATCCGTGGCTGGAGCAAAGAATGGTTGGATACGACCGGAGTAAACACTCTTCTTCCCGAATGGAAAGAGGATCATCTGTTAATCCGACAACTCCCATCCGAAAAAAACGGGCTATATAGAACGCACGCGCTCGAGGTCACGATCTTCTCTCTCCGAGGAGAATCGTTCGAAGTCGCATGGAAGGACCGAGTCGTCGTAAAGGGAACGGAAACCATTCTCCCCTACAAACACAAACCGGGTTCTTCGGAAATCGTGGTCTTGAACACGAACGACTACGCGTACGCCAAAACGTATCTTCCGAAGGACGGAATCGCTCTTTTAAAGACTTCGCTTAACAAATTGAAGGACCGATTCGCCAGAAGAATTCTCTGGGGATCGCTGTGGCAGATGACGCGAGACGCGGAAATCTCGCCCAAGGATTTTCTCGAACTCGTATTCTCCCAGGGAATTTACGAAGAAGACCTTGCGGTTCGAAGCAGCCATATTCTCACCAAGGCTTCCTCCATCGCCGCGAGTTATTTAAAAAAGGAACACAGGGAAGAATGGTCCACGAAGTTAAACGAGCTGGCCAAAAAAGGTCTGAACGATCCTTCGACGAAAGAAGAGGAAAAGATCGTATGGTATCGAATGCTCGAAGGAACCTCGAGAACACCGAGCCAGCTTTCGTATCTCAAGGATCTTCTCGACGCAAAAACTACGATCCCCGGAATCAAGATCGATCAGGAAAGAAGATGGAGCATTCTAACGAGACTTTCCGCGTTCGGAAATAAGGACGCGTTAGCTCTCATTGCACAAGAGGAAGCGAAGGACACTTCCGATCTCGGGGCCAAAAAAGCGTACGGCGCCAGAGTGGCTTATCCCGATGCGAAATCGAAGGCAGCCGCTTGGAAAGAATTCACCGATCCAAAAACGAAACATTCCACGGACACGCTTCGTTACGGGATGAGAGGATTTTATTGGGATCATCAGGAAGAAATGTTAAAATCGTACGAAGACTTATATTTCCAATCCGTGATCGGAATTTACAAGGATCGGGATTCTCACTTTTCGTCGGCGTTTGGAAATATCTTATTTCCGGGTGTGGAGCCGAACCAGGCGCTCGTGGATAAAACGAACCGGTTCTTAAAGGAACAAAAGGAAATTCCGGCTCTTCTCAAAAAAGATCTGAAACAACACCGAGACGATCTGGAAAGAACGGTGAAAATTCTTTCCAAACAGTAG